The Nocardioides campestrisoli genome includes a window with the following:
- a CDS encoding FMN-binding glutamate synthase family protein has translation MGWKRATGLAATALGGVAAYDLTQRRHAILRNFPVIGHFRYWAEKVGPELRQYIVTSNDEERPFSRDQRRWVYASAKLENNYFGFGTDNDVEQAAGYPIIKHRTFMGEGAQTAPHGDEGVSLPSAKVLGGPRGRRHAFRPRSVVNISGMSFGSLSGPAIEALNRGAARAGCLQNTGEGALSPHHRHGGEIVFQIGTSYFGCRDEDGNFDLARLKEVVASAPVRALEIKLSQGAKPGLGGMLPGEKVSREIAEIRGIPVGQDCASPSRHTVFHDVDSMLDFVELLAEETGLPVGIKAAVGNLEFWDQLVDQMADRTRGVDFVNIDGGEGGTGAAPMIFADSVAYPFRIGFSEVYRRFAQAGLTDEVTFIGAGKLGLAENALVAFALGADMVNVGREAMMSIGCIQAQKCHTDHCPVGVATQKARYTRGLDVGLKHERAANYIVSLRRDLLKVAEAVGVPHPAFITPDDIDILDGQRTAVSLGELYGYEPGWAALPPELAGPLIEEMRA, from the coding sequence ATGGGATGGAAGAGGGCGACCGGGCTGGCAGCGACCGCGCTGGGCGGTGTCGCGGCCTACGACCTGACGCAGCGCCGGCACGCGATCCTGCGCAACTTCCCGGTGATCGGTCACTTCCGCTACTGGGCGGAGAAGGTCGGCCCTGAGCTGCGCCAGTACATCGTGACCAGCAACGACGAGGAGCGGCCCTTCAGCCGCGACCAGCGCCGGTGGGTCTACGCCAGCGCCAAGCTGGAGAACAACTACTTCGGCTTCGGCACCGACAACGACGTGGAGCAGGCGGCGGGCTACCCGATCATCAAGCACCGCACCTTCATGGGCGAAGGCGCCCAGACCGCGCCGCACGGCGACGAGGGCGTCTCCCTGCCCTCGGCGAAGGTGCTGGGCGGTCCGCGAGGACGCCGGCACGCCTTCCGGCCGCGCTCGGTGGTCAACATCTCCGGGATGAGCTTCGGCTCGCTGTCCGGGCCGGCGATCGAGGCGCTCAACCGCGGTGCGGCCCGCGCCGGCTGCCTGCAGAACACGGGCGAGGGCGCGCTCTCGCCGCACCACCGGCACGGCGGCGAGATCGTCTTCCAGATCGGTACGTCGTACTTCGGCTGCCGCGACGAGGACGGGAACTTCGACCTCGCCCGGCTCAAGGAGGTCGTCGCCTCCGCGCCGGTCCGGGCGCTGGAGATCAAGCTCTCCCAGGGGGCCAAGCCCGGGCTGGGCGGGATGCTGCCGGGGGAGAAGGTGAGCCGGGAGATCGCCGAGATCCGCGGCATCCCGGTCGGCCAGGACTGCGCCTCGCCGAGCCGGCACACCGTCTTCCACGACGTCGACTCGATGCTCGACTTCGTCGAGCTGCTCGCCGAGGAGACGGGGCTGCCGGTGGGGATCAAGGCGGCGGTGGGCAACCTGGAGTTCTGGGACCAGCTGGTCGACCAGATGGCCGACCGGACGCGAGGGGTCGACTTCGTCAACATCGACGGCGGCGAGGGCGGGACCGGGGCGGCGCCGATGATCTTCGCCGACTCCGTGGCCTACCCCTTCCGGATCGGCTTCAGCGAGGTCTACCGGCGCTTCGCCCAGGCCGGGCTGACCGACGAGGTCACCTTCATCGGCGCCGGCAAGCTCGGCCTGGCGGAGAACGCCCTGGTCGCCTTCGCCCTGGGCGCCGACATGGTCAACGTGGGGCGTGAGGCGATGATGTCGATCGGCTGCATCCAGGCGCAGAAGTGCCACACCGACCACTGCCCGGTGGGTGTGGCCACCCAGAAGGCGCGCTACACCCGCGGGCTGGACGTGGGGCTGAAGCACGAGCGCGCCGCCAACTACATCGTCTCGCTCCGCCGCGACCTGCTGAAGGTGGCCGAGGCGGTCGGCGTACCGCACCCGGCGTTCATCACCCCCGACGACATCGACATCCTCGACGGACAGCGCACCGCGGTCTCGCTCGGCGAGCTC
- a CDS encoding alpha/beta fold hydrolase has product MDLVPKPGQVVAAAGNLAHMVLYGGLADLRPMPRTMIDEGELRELYHYRPRPHGTEHGDPVLLVTPLAAPALCYDLRRGCSLVEHLVEEGRPTYLVEYGAVSFRDRALGLEHWVEQVLPAAVRRVSEHTGGRPVHVVGWSLGGIFALLAAADRPDLPIASLSVLGTPFDVRKVPLVAPVRPLLNLTEGGGVVNRLYQTFGGAPQPLVRWAFQLTSVQKLVTKPLAMAVNLDDRDFLSQLEAVDRFVDRMTAYPGRTFGQLYHRFVRANGLVDGAMEIGDRVVDLARITAPVLLFGGMTDGIAPIASVRAGVPLLTGAPEVRFEMVPGGHLGMLSGRQARSTTWRVLDEWFDQWSGHEEPPIGANPRRRHRSRESRALAR; this is encoded by the coding sequence ATGGATCTCGTGCCGAAGCCGGGGCAGGTCGTCGCCGCGGCCGGCAACCTCGCCCACATGGTGCTGTACGGCGGTCTCGCCGACCTCCGGCCGATGCCCCGCACGATGATCGACGAGGGCGAGCTGCGCGAGCTCTACCACTACCGGCCACGACCGCACGGCACCGAGCACGGCGACCCGGTCCTGCTGGTCACCCCGCTCGCCGCACCCGCGCTCTGCTACGACCTGCGCCGGGGCTGCTCGCTGGTCGAGCACCTGGTCGAGGAGGGCCGCCCCACCTACCTGGTGGAGTACGGCGCCGTCTCCTTCCGCGACCGCGCGCTGGGGCTCGAGCACTGGGTCGAGCAGGTCCTGCCCGCCGCGGTGCGGCGGGTCTCCGAGCACACCGGCGGCCGCCCCGTGCACGTCGTCGGCTGGAGCCTGGGCGGCATCTTCGCGCTCCTCGCCGCGGCCGACCGGCCCGACCTGCCGATCGCCTCGCTCAGCGTCCTGGGCACCCCGTTCGACGTCCGCAAGGTGCCGCTCGTGGCACCGGTGCGCCCGCTGCTCAACCTGACCGAGGGCGGCGGGGTGGTCAACCGGCTCTACCAGACCTTCGGCGGTGCCCCCCAGCCCTTGGTGCGGTGGGCCTTCCAGCTCACCAGCGTGCAGAAGCTCGTGACCAAGCCGCTGGCGATGGCGGTCAACCTCGACGACCGGGACTTCCTCTCCCAGCTCGAGGCGGTGGACCGCTTCGTCGACCGGATGACCGCCTACCCCGGCCGGACCTTCGGGCAGCTCTACCACCGGTTCGTCCGGGCCAACGGGCTGGTCGACGGGGCGATGGAGATCGGCGACCGGGTGGTCGACCTCGCCCGGATCACCGCGCCGGTGCTGCTCTTCGGCGGGATGACGGACGGCATCGCGCCGATCGCCTCCGTCCGCGCCGGCGTACCCCTGCTCACCGGGGCGCCCGAGGTGCGCTTCGAGATGGTGCCGGGCGGACACCTGGGGATGCTCAGCGGCCGCCAGGCGCGGAGCACCACCTGGCGGGTGCTCGACGAGTGGTTCGACCAGTGGTCGGGGCACGAGGAGCCGCCGATCGGGGCGAACCCGAGGCGCCGCCACCGCTCCCGGGAGTCACGCGCACTCGCCCGCTAG
- a CDS encoding uracil-DNA glycosylase: MGARGVASLVERGLVAEDWGRALEPVDDRITALGRFLRDEVAAGRPYLPDGDAVFRAFQRPLADVRVLVVGQDPYPTPGHPIGLSFAVAPDVRPIPRSLVNIYRELADDLGHPPVAHGDLSAWADQGVMLLNRVLTVRPGESGSHRGRGWEAVTEHAIKALAARGGPCVAILWGRDAQTLKPLLGPIPWVESVHPSPLSASRGFFGSRPFSRVDRLLEEQGGTPVDWRLPE; the protein is encoded by the coding sequence ATGGGAGCACGTGGAGTCGCCTCGCTGGTCGAACGAGGCCTGGTGGCCGAGGACTGGGGACGCGCGTTGGAGCCGGTCGACGACCGGATCACCGCCCTGGGCCGGTTCCTGCGGGACGAGGTCGCGGCCGGTCGCCCCTACCTGCCGGACGGTGACGCCGTCTTCCGGGCGTTCCAGCGCCCGCTGGCCGACGTCCGGGTGCTGGTCGTGGGCCAGGACCCCTATCCCACGCCCGGCCACCCGATCGGCCTGAGCTTCGCGGTCGCCCCCGACGTCCGGCCGATCCCGCGCAGCCTGGTCAACATCTACCGGGAGCTCGCCGACGACCTGGGCCATCCACCGGTCGCGCACGGCGACCTGAGCGCGTGGGCCGACCAGGGCGTGATGCTGCTGAACCGGGTGCTCACCGTGCGTCCCGGCGAATCCGGGTCGCACCGCGGGCGCGGCTGGGAGGCGGTCACCGAGCACGCGATCAAGGCGCTGGCCGCCCGCGGCGGCCCGTGCGTCGCCATCCTCTGGGGCCGGGACGCGCAGACGCTCAAGCCGCTGCTCGGTCCGATCCCCTGGGTCGAGTCCGTCCACCCCTCACCGCTCTCGGCCTCCCGGGGCTTCTTCGGCTCGCGCCCGTTCAGCCGGGTGGACCGGCTGCTGGAGGAGCAGGGCGGGACCCCGGTCGACTGGCGCCTCCCGGAATAA
- a CDS encoding dioxygenase family protein yields the protein MNTMPALYLGHGAPPLLDDPVWSAELASWARDLPRPKAILIVSAHWESAPVSLTASGAELVYDFGGFAPKYYSMRYDTPDSTALAARIAAMMPDTQPVHQHVSRGLDHGAWVPLKLMYPEADIPVVQMSLPTHDPGTLLQLGTRLRPLREEGVLIIGSGFLTHGLPFLRDFRIDAPAPGWSREFDAWAAEALGRGDVDELASYRDKAPGMPYAHPTVEHYSPLFVTLGAAAAADDPREHRVDGFWMGLSKRSFQVA from the coding sequence ATGAACACCATGCCCGCGCTCTACCTCGGCCACGGCGCTCCTCCGCTGCTCGACGACCCGGTCTGGTCGGCCGAGCTCGCCTCCTGGGCCCGGGACCTGCCCCGGCCGAAGGCGATCCTGATCGTCAGCGCCCACTGGGAGTCCGCACCGGTGAGCCTGACCGCGAGCGGCGCCGAGCTGGTCTACGACTTCGGCGGCTTCGCGCCGAAGTACTACTCGATGCGCTACGACACGCCGGACTCCACCGCGCTCGCCGCGCGGATCGCGGCGATGATGCCGGACACCCAGCCGGTGCACCAGCACGTCTCCCGGGGTCTCGACCACGGCGCCTGGGTCCCGCTGAAGCTCATGTACCCCGAGGCCGACATCCCGGTCGTGCAGATGTCGCTGCCCACCCACGACCCCGGCACGCTGCTCCAGCTCGGCACCCGCCTGCGTCCCCTGCGCGAGGAGGGCGTGCTGATCATCGGCTCCGGCTTCCTCACCCACGGCCTGCCGTTCCTGCGCGACTTCCGGATCGACGCACCGGCCCCCGGCTGGTCGCGGGAGTTCGACGCCTGGGCCGCCGAGGCGCTGGGCCGCGGCGACGTCGACGAGCTCGCGTCGTACCGCGACAAGGCCCCGGGGATGCCGTACGCCCACCCCACCGTGGAGCACTACTCCCCCCTCTTCGTCACGCTCGGCGCCGCCGCCGCTGCCGACGACCCCCGCGAGCACCGGGTCGACGGGTTCTGGATGGGGCTCTCCAAGCGTTCGTTCCAGGTCGCCTGA
- the pdxY gene encoding pyridoxal kinase PdxY → MKILSIQSHVAYGHVGNSAAVFPLQRRGHEVWPVHTVTFSNHTGYGSWGGPLLAPEDVASVITGIEDRGVLGQVDAVLSGYQGGAGIADVILSAVDRVKAANPAATYTCDPVMGNAKSGCFVHPDIPPIIRERVVPKADILTPNQFELGFLTHTEPDTLESTLESADKAMAMGPSTVLVTSVERPDRPEGTIEMMAVTAQGAWIVQTPHLPFKANGSGDVTAALFTAHLHETGSPAEALAATTSSVFDLLQNTLDSGERELQLIQSQEVFANPRMQFEVRQVR, encoded by the coding sequence GTGAAGATCCTCTCGATCCAGTCCCACGTCGCCTACGGCCACGTGGGCAACTCCGCCGCCGTCTTCCCGCTGCAGCGCCGCGGGCACGAGGTGTGGCCGGTGCACACGGTCACGTTCTCCAACCACACGGGCTACGGCTCCTGGGGTGGTCCGCTGCTGGCACCCGAGGACGTGGCCTCGGTGATCACCGGGATCGAGGACCGCGGCGTCCTCGGTCAGGTCGACGCGGTGCTCTCGGGCTACCAGGGCGGCGCGGGGATCGCGGACGTCATCCTCTCCGCGGTCGACCGGGTGAAGGCGGCCAACCCGGCCGCGACCTACACCTGCGACCCGGTGATGGGCAACGCGAAGTCGGGCTGCTTCGTGCACCCCGACATCCCGCCGATCATCCGGGAGCGGGTGGTGCCGAAGGCGGACATCCTCACCCCCAACCAGTTCGAGCTGGGCTTCCTCACCCACACCGAGCCCGACACCCTCGAGAGCACCCTGGAGTCCGCGGACAAGGCGATGGCGATGGGCCCGAGCACCGTGCTGGTCACCAGCGTGGAGCGCCCGGACCGCCCTGAGGGGACCATCGAGATGATGGCCGTCACCGCGCAGGGCGCCTGGATCGTGCAGACCCCGCACCTGCCGTTCAAGGCGAACGGGTCCGGCGACGTGACCGCCGCCCTCTTCACCGCACACCTGCACGAGACCGGCTCGCCGGCGGAGGCACTGGCCGCGACCACCTCCAGCGTCTTCGACCTCCTGCAGAACACCCTGGACTCGGGCGAGCGCGAGCTGCAGCTGATCCAGTCCCAGGAGGTCTTCGCCAACCCGCGCATGCAGTTCGAGGTGCGGCAGGTCCGCTGA
- a CDS encoding HNH endonuclease: protein MPTECRGCAEPIDGRKTRVYCSNACQRDYERVLRVALWLETGEVPHAGSARGHYVRRHIHREQEGACELCGCLDEWNGAPLVFVLDHIDGDSTNNRRENLRLLCPNCDSQLDTYKARNWGKGRHSRRERYARQQSY, encoded by the coding sequence ATGCCCACGGAGTGCAGAGGCTGCGCAGAGCCCATCGACGGTCGTAAGACGCGCGTCTACTGCAGCAACGCCTGCCAGCGGGACTACGAACGTGTGCTGAGGGTGGCTCTCTGGTTGGAAACCGGCGAGGTCCCCCATGCAGGCTCGGCCCGTGGGCATTACGTCCGACGGCACATCCACCGGGAGCAAGAGGGCGCGTGCGAGCTGTGCGGGTGTCTCGACGAGTGGAACGGGGCGCCCTTGGTGTTCGTCCTCGACCACATCGACGGTGACTCGACGAACAACAGGCGCGAGAACCTTCGCCTGCTGTGCCCCAACTGCGACAGTCAGCTCGACACCTACAAGGCGAGGAACTGGGGCAAGGGCAGGCACTCCCGACGGGAGCGGTATGCCCGCCAGCAGTCTTACTGA
- a CDS encoding glycoside hydrolase family 13 protein, producing MTLLDQPHHDGSSVYLDSGRGPDTPPQRGDLVTVRVRTAASDPIDAMWVRTTYDAEPVYHLMVGEPHREGVETRWWSGRLPVHNPVTHYRFLLARGEEQQWLTGAGLVDHDVPDAFDFKVSAFPEAPDWARDGVVYQIFPDRFARSAAADQRPTPDWAVPAEWDDEVLFEPHDPRTPLQLFGGDLDGVTEHLDHVAEVGADIVYTTPVFPGESNHRYNASTFDRVDPLLGGDEAYARLSRAVHERGWRILGDLTTNHTGDTHEWFRRAAADPEAPERDYYHFDEDGRYETWMGHLTLPKIAHTSEALRARMVEGPDSVVARWLRPPFDLDGWRIDVANMTGRLGAIDVAHDVARAVRRTATAERADAWVIGEHNHDATGDVDGDGWHGAMNYSGFSWPVWSWLRDPASPARAFGRPLPVPRRDGHALVRALRDWQGSLGWRATAAGWNILGSHDSARIRTVVGSAEVHRVAAGLQFTMPGIPMVFAGDEIGLEGVLGEDSRRPMPWHRREEWDTATLATYAALARVRRESPALRRGGLRWAHVGTDAVAYLREHPTQTLLVTARRAGGPAIAGLPAGDLLLATDDVDPAVGAAHDGPVLTIHTV from the coding sequence ATGACGCTCCTGGACCAGCCGCACCACGACGGATCGAGCGTCTACCTCGACAGTGGACGTGGGCCTGACACCCCGCCCCAGCGCGGCGACCTGGTCACCGTCCGGGTGCGCACCGCGGCGAGCGACCCGATCGACGCGATGTGGGTGCGCACGACGTACGACGCCGAGCCCGTCTACCACCTGATGGTGGGCGAGCCGCACCGCGAGGGCGTCGAGACCCGCTGGTGGAGCGGCCGGCTCCCGGTGCACAACCCCGTCACCCACTACCGGTTCCTGCTGGCGCGCGGCGAGGAGCAGCAGTGGCTGACCGGTGCCGGGCTGGTCGACCACGACGTCCCGGACGCCTTCGACTTCAAGGTCTCGGCGTTCCCGGAGGCACCCGACTGGGCTCGCGACGGCGTCGTCTACCAGATCTTCCCGGACCGGTTCGCCCGCTCGGCGGCCGCCGACCAGCGCCCGACCCCCGACTGGGCGGTCCCGGCGGAGTGGGACGACGAGGTCCTCTTCGAGCCGCACGACCCGCGGACGCCCCTGCAGCTCTTCGGGGGCGACCTCGACGGGGTGACCGAGCACCTGGACCACGTCGCCGAGGTGGGCGCCGACATCGTCTACACCACCCCGGTCTTCCCCGGGGAGAGCAACCACCGCTACAACGCCTCCACCTTCGACCGGGTCGACCCGCTGCTCGGCGGGGACGAGGCGTACGCCCGGCTGAGCCGCGCGGTGCACGAGCGCGGCTGGCGGATCCTCGGCGACCTGACCACCAACCACACCGGCGACACCCACGAGTGGTTCCGCCGCGCCGCGGCCGACCCCGAGGCCCCCGAGCGCGACTACTACCACTTCGACGAGGACGGTCGCTACGAGACCTGGATGGGGCACCTGACCCTGCCCAAGATCGCGCACACCAGCGAGGCGTTGCGCGCGCGGATGGTCGAGGGCCCGGACTCCGTGGTCGCCCGGTGGCTGCGGCCTCCGTTCGACCTGGACGGCTGGCGGATCGACGTGGCCAACATGACCGGCCGGCTGGGCGCGATCGACGTGGCCCACGACGTCGCCCGCGCCGTACGCCGCACCGCGACCGCCGAGCGCGCCGACGCCTGGGTGATCGGCGAGCACAACCACGACGCGACCGGCGACGTGGACGGGGACGGCTGGCACGGGGCGATGAACTACTCCGGCTTCTCCTGGCCGGTCTGGTCCTGGCTGCGCGACCCGGCGAGCCCGGCCCGTGCCTTCGGCCGCCCGCTCCCGGTGCCGCGCCGCGACGGCCACGCACTGGTCCGCGCGCTGCGCGACTGGCAGGGGTCCCTGGGCTGGCGGGCCACCGCCGCCGGCTGGAACATCCTCGGCTCCCACGACAGCGCGCGGATCCGCACCGTCGTCGGCTCCGCCGAGGTGCACCGGGTCGCCGCCGGCCTGCAGTTCACCATGCCGGGCATCCCGATGGTCTTCGCCGGCGACGAGATCGGCCTGGAGGGCGTGCTCGGCGAGGACTCGCGCCGCCCGATGCCCTGGCACCGGCGCGAGGAGTGGGACACCGCCACGCTGGCCACGTACGCCGCGCTGGCCCGGGTACGCCGGGAGAGCCCCGCCCTGCGCCGCGGCGGCCTGCGCTGGGCCCACGTGGGCACCGACGCGGTGGCGTACCTGCGCGAGCACCCGACCCAGACCCTGCTGGTGACCGCCCGCCGCGCCGGCGGTCCCGCGATCGCCGGTCTTCCCGCCGGAGACCTGCTGCTGGCCACCGACGACGTCGACCCGGCCGTGGGCGCGGCACACGACGGCCCGGTGCTGACCATCCACACCGTCTGA
- a CDS encoding DUF4032 domain-containing protein, which yields MPLRIVANRPDPAIVRLPWKLPLEEWSDEYVVPLPRGLSRHVVRIVRMRDRIFAVKETQEPIAFREYRTLRDLRRLELPTVVPQGVVSGRVSADGEELPAALVTEHLRFSLPYRSLFLHGATADNVPSLINALVVLLVRLHLAGFYWGDVSLSNALFRRNAGEFTAYLVDAETGELHDEVSDRLRDHDITVGCENVFVELLDLQASGAVGGLDPHQVIELLRESYEALWAELTHEEEFSTDDLWRIERRIERLNELGFDVDELAIVTDYDGEQVRIQPRVVELGHHARELRALTGLDVEENQARRLLNDLTAYAAQHDLGREHRDLIASRWLTEVYEPITAMIPADARAKLEPAEVFHEILEHRWYLSERAGHEIDIFETARDYVDRYLSRRPDEAITPER from the coding sequence ATGCCGCTGCGGATCGTGGCCAACCGACCGGACCCTGCGATCGTCCGCCTGCCCTGGAAGCTGCCCCTGGAGGAGTGGAGCGACGAGTACGTCGTCCCGCTCCCCCGTGGCCTGTCGCGACACGTGGTGCGGATCGTCCGGATGCGGGACCGGATCTTCGCGGTCAAGGAGACCCAGGAGCCGATCGCGTTCCGCGAGTACCGCACGCTGCGGGACCTGCGCCGCCTCGAGCTGCCCACGGTGGTCCCGCAGGGGGTGGTCTCCGGCCGGGTCAGCGCCGACGGCGAGGAGCTGCCCGCCGCCCTGGTCACCGAGCACCTGCGCTTCTCCCTGCCCTACCGCAGCCTGTTCCTGCACGGCGCGACCGCGGACAACGTGCCCTCGCTGATCAACGCCCTGGTGGTGCTGCTGGTCCGGCTCCACCTGGCCGGCTTCTACTGGGGCGACGTCTCGCTCTCCAACGCGCTCTTCCGCCGCAACGCCGGGGAGTTCACCGCCTACCTGGTCGACGCCGAGACCGGCGAGCTGCACGACGAGGTCAGCGACCGGCTGCGCGACCACGACATCACCGTGGGCTGCGAGAACGTCTTCGTCGAGCTCCTCGACCTGCAGGCCAGCGGCGCCGTCGGCGGGCTGGACCCGCACCAGGTGATCGAGCTGCTGCGCGAGTCCTACGAGGCACTGTGGGCCGAGCTCACCCACGAGGAGGAGTTCTCCACGGACGACCTGTGGCGCATCGAGCGCCGGATCGAGCGGCTCAACGAGCTCGGCTTCGACGTCGACGAGCTGGCCATCGTCACCGACTACGACGGGGAGCAGGTACGCATCCAGCCCCGGGTCGTCGAGCTGGGCCACCACGCCCGCGAGCTGCGGGCACTGACCGGGCTCGACGTCGAGGAGAACCAGGCGCGGCGGCTGCTCAACGACCTCACCGCGTACGCCGCCCAGCACGACCTGGGCCGAGAGCACCGGGACCTGATCGCCAGCCGCTGGCTCACCGAGGTCTACGAGCCGATCACCGCGATGATCCCGGCGGACGCCCGGGCCAAGCTGGAGCCGGCCGAGGTCTTCCACGAGATCCTCGAGCACCGGTGGTACCTCTCCGAGCGGGCCGGCCACGAGATCGACATCTTCGAGACCGCCCGCGACTACGTCGACCGCTACCTCTCCCGTCGCCCGGACGAGGCGATCACTCCCGAGCGCTGA
- a CDS encoding gluconokinase gives MTSDPPLHLVFMGVSGSGKSTAAVAVRDVLGWELAEGDDFHPPENIAKMESGRPLTDDDRWGWLESLAEWTRRHDEAGTPTLLSCSALRRVYRDVLRRGGERTFFVHMVGDKGLLLERMGAREHFMPPALLESQLDTLEPLQPDEAGMVVDVVHPPERIAAMVLARLDLSARE, from the coding sequence ATGACCTCCGACCCGCCGCTGCACCTGGTCTTCATGGGGGTCTCCGGGTCGGGCAAGAGCACGGCGGCGGTGGCGGTGCGCGACGTGCTCGGCTGGGAGCTCGCCGAGGGCGACGACTTCCACCCCCCGGAGAACATCGCCAAGATGGAGTCCGGCCGTCCGCTCACCGACGACGACCGCTGGGGGTGGCTGGAGTCGCTGGCGGAGTGGACCCGTCGCCACGACGAGGCGGGGACCCCGACGCTGCTCAGCTGCTCGGCGTTGCGCCGGGTCTACCGGGACGTGCTGCGCCGCGGCGGGGAGCGGACCTTCTTCGTGCACATGGTCGGGGACAAGGGGCTGCTCCTGGAGCGGATGGGCGCCCGGGAGCACTTCATGCCGCCGGCGTTGCTGGAGTCGCAGCTCGACACCCTGGAGCCGTTGCAGCCGGACGAGGCGGGCATGGTGGTCGACGTCGTGCACCCACCCGAGCGGATCGCCGCGATGGTGCTGGCCCGGCTGGACCTCAGCGCTCGGGAGTGA
- a CDS encoding GntP family permease, with translation MDPMAPAYGSATLLIIAAVAVAVLLLLIIALRMHAFVALILVSFLTAIAAGVPLSEVGPVAVAAFGSTLGTVALLVGLGAMIGRLLEITGGAQVLADTLINRFGEKRAPLALGVAALLFGLPIFFDAGLVVFLPIIFSVATRFGGSVLLYALPAAGGFAAMHAIVPPHPGPVTAATEIGASIGLTTLIGVPVAVVAWYVGVYLFTLGYAGKVMVPIDDSVLTGRSDGSEEERQAQPPAFWHVLGILLLPLVLIGANTVLSTLRTSGDIPAEGTFVDAVIFIGQTPVALLITLLVATYTLGTRGRSLARVESILNDALGPICAIILITGAGGMFGGVLRYSGIGAALSDSLADLGLPLIVSAFVIATILRVAQGSATVALTTTAGLISAAVVTEGPSSVQLVALVMAIAAGATVLSHVNDSGFWLVSRFFGMDVKTTLRTWTVMETTLGLSIFVLACGLWVVG, from the coding sequence ATGGACCCCATGGCCCCGGCCTACGGCTCGGCGACACTGCTGATCATCGCGGCGGTCGCCGTCGCGGTGCTGCTCCTGCTGATCATCGCGCTGCGGATGCACGCCTTCGTGGCGCTGATCCTGGTCAGCTTCCTCACCGCGATCGCGGCCGGTGTCCCGCTGAGCGAGGTGGGACCGGTGGCGGTCGCCGCGTTCGGCTCGACGCTGGGCACCGTCGCGCTGCTGGTCGGGCTGGGAGCGATGATCGGGCGGCTGCTGGAGATCACCGGCGGCGCCCAGGTGCTGGCCGACACCCTGATCAACCGGTTCGGCGAGAAGCGGGCGCCGCTCGCCCTGGGCGTGGCTGCGCTGCTCTTCGGCCTGCCGATCTTCTTCGACGCCGGCCTGGTCGTCTTCCTGCCGATCATCTTCTCCGTGGCCACCCGGTTCGGCGGCTCGGTGCTGCTCTACGCCCTGCCCGCGGCCGGAGGCTTCGCCGCGATGCACGCGATCGTGCCCCCGCACCCCGGCCCGGTCACCGCGGCGACCGAGATCGGCGCCAGCATCGGCCTGACCACGCTGATCGGGGTGCCCGTCGCGGTGGTCGCCTGGTACGTCGGCGTCTACCTGTTCACCCTCGGCTACGCCGGCAAGGTGATGGTGCCGATCGACGACAGCGTGCTGACCGGGCGGTCCGACGGTTCGGAGGAGGAGCGCCAGGCCCAGCCGCCGGCGTTCTGGCACGTGCTCGGGATCCTGCTCCTGCCGCTGGTGCTGATCGGCGCCAACACGGTGCTCAGCACCCTGCGCACCTCCGGCGACATCCCCGCGGAGGGGACCTTCGTGGACGCGGTGATCTTCATCGGGCAGACGCCGGTGGCCCTGCTGATCACCCTGCTCGTCGCCACCTACACGCTCGGCACCCGGGGCCGCTCGCTGGCCCGGGTCGAGTCGATCCTCAACGACGCGCTCGGCCCGATCTGCGCGATCATCCTGATCACCGGCGCGGGCGGGATGTTCGGCGGCGTGCTGCGCTACAGCGGCATCGGCGCCGCCCTCTCGGACTCCCTGGCCGACCTGGGGCTGCCGCTGATCGTCTCGGCGTTCGTCATCGCCACCATCCTCCGGGTGGCGCAGGGCTCGGCCACGGTGGCGCTGACCACCACCGCGGGCCTGATCTCGGCCGCGGTGGTCACCGAGGGGCCGAGCTCGGTCCAGCTGGTCGCCCTGGTGATGGCGATCGCAGCCGGCGCCACCGTGCTCTCCCACGTCAACGACTCCGGGTTCTGGCTGGTGAGCCGGTTCTTCGGGATGGACGTCAAGACCACGCTGCGCACCTGGACGGTGATGGAGACGACCCTGGGGCTCTCGATCTTCGTCCTGGCCTGCGGGCTGTGGGTGGTCGGATGA